The following coding sequences are from one Granulicella arctica window:
- the ruvC gene encoding crossover junction endodeoxyribonuclease RuvC, with translation MRVFGIDCGTEFTGYGVVEVDRDARMPRLVHCAAGTIRLNKKQTTPQRLAQVYAELTGLMALHAPEVVAIEEVFFSANAKSALKLGQVRGVAMLAAATSGLTVVEYAPLSIKSAVVGYGLAAKEQVQFMVTRLLELSEAPESPDAADALAIAICHIHTAQTLQMQGARR, from the coding sequence ATGCGCGTCTTTGGCATCGATTGCGGTACGGAGTTCACCGGTTACGGTGTCGTCGAGGTGGACCGCGACGCCCGTATGCCGCGGCTGGTGCACTGCGCGGCGGGAACGATCCGTCTCAACAAAAAACAGACGACGCCGCAGCGGCTCGCGCAGGTGTATGCGGAGCTGACCGGGCTGATGGCGCTGCACGCGCCGGAGGTGGTCGCAATCGAGGAGGTCTTCTTCTCGGCGAACGCGAAATCCGCGTTGAAGCTGGGGCAGGTGCGCGGTGTCGCGATGCTGGCCGCTGCGACCAGTGGGCTTACGGTGGTGGAGTACGCGCCGCTCTCGATCAAGAGCGCGGTCGTCGGCTACGGGTTGGCGGCGAAGGAACAGGTGCAGTTTATGGTGACACGGCTGCTGGAGCTGAGCGAGGCACCCGAGTCGCCGGACGCCGCCGATGCGCTGGCCATTGCGATCTGCCACATCCACACGGCGCAGACGTTGCAGATGCAGGGCGCGCGACGGTGA
- a CDS encoding APC family permease — MAQQEHELPRVLNATHATSIVVGIIIGSGIFLVPREMMAAVGSSAGVYAVWIVGGLLSLFGAMTYAEIAAARPRYGGEYAFLREAYGDLTGFLFMWTQITVAKPASLATVAAGLARVLGTFAIFSSFNQPAFAHLLWGQVFAIATTWLITLLNILGTRNSANVQLVLTWLKGLLIVVIAGFCFFAAGHHGAWHNFGTSFAGAKGGFNGFMIALVAALWAYDGWSDVTTMAGEVHRPQRSFPVALIGGVTIVGALYMLTNAAIQYVLPATAIAMADRPAADAMRLVAGHWGASLVSLGMAISIAATFVGSSLSGARVPFAAARDGLFFKQLAHVSPRFRTPSASLCLQAVLTSLLLLAIGRFQALFSLAIFGEWLFYALTASTIFVFRRRDIAADRPYSVWGYPVLPALFIAAAIVLLVFSFADQPVNSVIGSGIILLGIPLHYLLQRRRSARAVSL; from the coding sequence ATGGCCCAGCAAGAGCATGAACTTCCCCGCGTCCTGAACGCGACCCACGCGACCTCTATCGTCGTCGGCATCATCATCGGCAGCGGCATCTTCCTGGTTCCCCGCGAGATGATGGCGGCGGTTGGCAGTTCGGCCGGAGTGTATGCCGTGTGGATCGTCGGCGGTCTGCTCTCGCTGTTTGGCGCGATGACCTATGCGGAGATCGCTGCCGCTCGCCCACGCTATGGCGGCGAGTATGCCTTCCTCCGCGAGGCTTACGGCGACCTGACCGGCTTCCTCTTCATGTGGACGCAGATCACCGTGGCAAAGCCCGCCTCGCTTGCCACCGTCGCCGCCGGACTTGCGCGTGTGCTCGGAACCTTCGCCATCTTCAGCTCGTTCAACCAACCTGCCTTTGCGCACCTGCTCTGGGGACAGGTGTTCGCCATCGCAACAACGTGGCTGATTACGCTGCTCAATATCCTCGGCACGCGCAACTCAGCGAATGTGCAGCTTGTGCTGACGTGGCTCAAAGGATTGCTGATCGTCGTCATCGCAGGGTTCTGCTTCTTCGCTGCCGGTCATCACGGCGCATGGCATAACTTCGGGACCAGCTTTGCCGGGGCGAAGGGCGGCTTCAACGGATTCATGATCGCGTTGGTTGCGGCGCTGTGGGCGTACGACGGGTGGAGCGACGTTACGACCATGGCGGGTGAGGTGCACCGGCCACAACGCAGCTTCCCCGTTGCACTGATCGGCGGCGTCACCATCGTTGGCGCGCTGTATATGCTCACCAACGCGGCGATCCAATACGTTCTTCCCGCAACCGCCATTGCGATGGCCGACAGGCCAGCCGCCGATGCTATGCGCCTCGTCGCCGGACACTGGGGAGCGTCGCTGGTCTCGCTCGGCATGGCGATCAGCATCGCCGCGACCTTCGTCGGTTCGTCACTGTCGGGAGCACGCGTGCCCTTCGCTGCCGCACGCGACGGCCTCTTCTTCAAGCAGCTCGCGCATGTCAGCCCGCGCTTCCGCACGCCGTCGGCATCGCTTTGCCTGCAGGCGGTTCTGACCTCGCTGCTACTGCTGGCCATCGGCAGATTTCAGGCGCTGTTCTCGCTCGCGATCTTCGGTGAGTGGCTCTTCTACGCGCTTACAGCGAGCACCATCTTCGTCTTCCGCCGCCGCGACATCGCCGCCGACCGCCCCTACAGTGTGTGGGGATATCCTGTGCTGCCCGCGCTGTTCATCGCCGCCGCCATCGTGCTATTGGTCTTTTCGTTCGCCGATCAGCCGGTAAACTCCGTGATCGGTTCAGGAATCATTTTGCTCGGAATTCCACTGCATTACCTCCTCCAGCGCCGCCGATCCGCCAGAGCCGTTAGTCTGTAG
- the rsmA gene encoding 16S rRNA (adenine(1518)-N(6)/adenine(1519)-N(6))-dimethyltransferase RsmA encodes MKHKPKLGQNFLVDDHARHAIVDALGDLSQRTVLEIGPGHGAITDILATRCHRLIALELDSSLAAELRFRFREQPHVEIHEGDVLKADLRALIPAGETADVVGNLPYYITSDILLRLFAAGSAGALTRGVLMMQREVADRVAAAPGVRDYGLLSATAQMNAQVDNLFTLPPSAFSPPPEVYSTVLRLHFAPRFVELGVDVAGFDLFLKRCFAQKRKTLHNNLRAAGYTPEQLAAAWPTEMPSQARAESLGLEPMAALYRWLAQPQIG; translated from the coding sequence ATGAAGCATAAGCCGAAGCTGGGCCAGAACTTTCTCGTCGACGATCATGCACGCCATGCCATCGTCGATGCTCTCGGCGACTTGAGCCAACGCACCGTTCTTGAGATCGGTCCCGGCCACGGCGCCATTACCGACATCCTCGCCACGCGCTGCCACCGTCTCATCGCGCTCGAGCTTGACTCATCCCTCGCCGCCGAACTGCGCTTCCGTTTCCGCGAACAGCCGCACGTCGAGATCCACGAAGGCGATGTCCTGAAGGCCGATCTTCGCGCGCTTATTCCAGCAGGCGAGACCGCCGATGTCGTCGGCAACCTGCCCTACTACATCACCTCGGATATTCTGTTGCGGCTCTTCGCCGCTGGCTCCGCCGGTGCGCTCACCCGCGGCGTGCTGATGATGCAGCGCGAGGTGGCAGACCGCGTCGCGGCGGCACCCGGAGTTCGCGACTACGGGCTGCTCTCCGCGACCGCGCAGATGAACGCGCAGGTAGACAACCTGTTTACCCTGCCACCGTCTGCATTCTCTCCTCCGCCGGAGGTCTACTCGACCGTGTTGCGACTGCACTTTGCGCCACGCTTCGTCGAACTGGGAGTCGATGTCGCGGGCTTCGATCTCTTCCTCAAACGGTGCTTCGCGCAGAAGCGGAAGACGTTGCACAACAATCTCCGCGCCGCCGGTTATACGCCCGAACAGCTAGCCGCAGCGTGGCCCACGGAGATGCCCTCCCAGGCACGCGCCGAGTCGTTGGGGCTGGAGCCAATGGCCGCACTCTACCGGTGGCTGGCCCAACCACAGATTGGCTGA
- a CDS encoding ArnT family glycosyltransferase, protein MPSGTKFGCTPYAMMETFGDPMPPARTTAVRPYDLALHEALRLATFFAVIKLLLHIALNAWQAHIGWGYFRDEMYYIACGRQLAWGYVDQGPLVALQAKVTLAFFGKSLVGIRMLSGLAGAGRVFLTGVLVWSLGGRRPAQALAMIGVFVAPQYLALDGFLSMNSCESLFWMSCLLALILILRGESSRWWLLFGVSAGLGLLNKPSMTFFLVTLLLALLLTPQRRILFNKWAAVGVALLILIALPNLFWQIHHHWPTLEFLHNGRVENKNIKLGPLPFLLTQIKNLQPLTLLIWGAGLVWLLRRAQSKWRWIGLTYLLFLALMMALHAKDYYVVPIYPVLFAAGGVAWERHYSRSVGVIRNRIFAFPIMETCMIVAAVLILPLSIPVLRPQTWLTYTKTMHLYRTSGNSENDPSGPLPQFYADRFGWQEEVDQVTRVYQSLSPEDRAHVGIACSNYGEAGAIDFLGHGLPPAISGHNNYWLWGPKGYTGDVLILINGATPQELSEFYQSVQIVGRMDVPFSMPFEHRNIYLVRGRRKNLTDDWLSFKHYI, encoded by the coding sequence ATGCCGTCTGGAACAAAGTTCGGCTGCACTCCGTATGCGATGATGGAAACCTTCGGAGACCCCATGCCGCCCGCACGAACAACCGCCGTCCGTCCTTACGATCTAGCGCTCCATGAAGCACTTCGCCTCGCTACGTTCTTTGCGGTCATCAAGCTATTACTGCACATTGCGTTGAACGCGTGGCAGGCCCACATTGGCTGGGGATACTTCCGCGATGAGATGTATTACATCGCCTGCGGGCGGCAGTTAGCGTGGGGCTATGTTGACCAGGGGCCGCTGGTGGCGTTGCAGGCGAAGGTGACTCTGGCGTTCTTCGGCAAATCGCTTGTTGGGATACGGATGCTCTCTGGGCTTGCAGGTGCGGGGCGCGTCTTTTTGACGGGCGTTCTTGTATGGTCGCTGGGTGGACGGCGACCTGCGCAGGCGCTTGCGATGATCGGCGTCTTCGTCGCGCCGCAGTATCTTGCGCTCGATGGCTTCCTCTCGATGAACTCCTGCGAATCGCTCTTCTGGATGAGCTGTCTGCTTGCGCTGATCCTGATACTTCGCGGCGAAAGCTCGCGGTGGTGGCTGCTCTTCGGCGTCTCCGCTGGGCTTGGTCTGCTTAACAAACCATCGATGACCTTTTTCCTCGTCACGCTGCTGCTGGCGTTGCTCCTCACTCCACAGCGACGAATACTGTTCAATAAGTGGGCCGCAGTTGGTGTCGCATTGCTGATTCTCATTGCATTGCCGAACCTCTTTTGGCAGATTCACCATCACTGGCCGACGCTCGAGTTCCTACACAACGGACGCGTCGAGAACAAGAACATCAAGCTGGGTCCGCTTCCCTTCCTTCTGACACAGATCAAAAACTTGCAACCGTTGACGTTACTTATTTGGGGAGCGGGACTGGTGTGGCTGCTGCGACGAGCTCAATCAAAGTGGCGCTGGATCGGGCTGACCTATCTCCTCTTTCTCGCTCTCATGATGGCACTTCATGCGAAGGACTACTACGTCGTGCCGATCTATCCCGTACTGTTTGCAGCGGGTGGCGTGGCGTGGGAGCGACACTACTCCAGAAGCGTAGGCGTCATCCGGAACCGCATCTTTGCCTTCCCGATCATGGAGACCTGCATGATTGTGGCGGCGGTGCTGATTCTGCCTTTGTCGATTCCCGTTCTGCGGCCACAGACGTGGCTGACGTACACGAAGACGATGCATCTCTACAGAACGAGCGGCAACTCCGAGAACGACCCGAGTGGGCCGCTGCCGCAGTTCTATGCAGATCGTTTCGGCTGGCAGGAGGAGGTCGATCAGGTGACGCGCGTATACCAATCGCTATCGCCGGAGGACCGTGCGCATGTCGGCATCGCTTGCTCGAACTACGGCGAGGCTGGCGCGATCGACTTTCTTGGACACGGCTTGCCGCCTGCGATCAGCGGCCATAACAACTACTGGCTGTGGGGGCCGAAGGGCTACACCGGTGATGTCTTGATTCTCATCAACGGAGCCACACCGCAGGAGCTCAGCGAGTTCTATCAATCCGTGCAGATCGTGGGTCGAATGGACGTGCCGTTCTCGATGCCCTTTGAACATCGCAACATCTACCTCGTACGTGGACGGCGGAAGAACCTGACAGACGACTGGTTGAGCTTCAAGCACTACATTTGA
- the uvrC gene encoding excinuclease ABC subunit UvrC, translating to MDLLQKIRTLPTSPGCYLYKNAEGEVIYVGKAKNLRSRVRSYFLQASQANAKTGSLMREAVDVEYITVDNEREALALENNLIKQRKPRFNILLRDDKTYPYIKLTMNDRYPKVFVTRRLRKDSSLYFGPYFPGNLAYRLVDLIHRSFLIPSCKVDLSRYHPRACLQYYIKRCLGPCVEGLTTPEVYKQTIRDVQLFLEGKPNELEQALTKRMAEAAENEQFELAARLRDQIVTVHQMNDKQRIATTDNEDADVFGFHYENDMLAVNLFHMRGGKIVDRRDFFWEELPESLSDTLNDESALEAAPRWEPDPLQSAPDISEEAPVTQHSGITELGGSFSPAAFFSALLKQLYLDQGYVPRSILVPVDFPDRALLAELLTERAGHKIELAAPQRGDKRSLVDLVCQNAKQSYDQRFRVLQPSIKAIQEALQEALTLEELPRRIECFDISHIQGAETVASMVVWEDGAMKKADYRKFQVKTVTGVDDFASMREVVQRRYKRLLEDNKPFPSLILIDGGLGQLHSAYAALEEIGVTLQPLASIAKREEIIYVHGQEDDPVVLDRRSPVLHLVQKIRDESHRFAVTYHRKRREMRDRDSELDAIPGVGPRTRQRLLEHFGSVRGIKQAGHDALTAVVNAATAEKIRRHFDGEPITRDIGVPIIS from the coding sequence ATGGATCTCCTCCAGAAAATCCGGACGCTCCCGACTTCGCCGGGATGTTACCTGTACAAGAACGCCGAGGGCGAGGTCATCTACGTCGGTAAGGCGAAGAACCTGCGTTCGCGGGTACGGTCGTATTTTCTCCAGGCATCGCAGGCCAATGCGAAGACCGGTTCGCTGATGCGGGAGGCGGTCGATGTCGAATACATCACCGTCGACAATGAGCGCGAGGCGCTGGCGCTTGAAAACAATCTCATCAAACAGCGCAAGCCACGCTTCAACATCCTGCTGCGTGACGACAAGACCTACCCCTACATCAAGCTGACGATGAACGACCGCTACCCGAAGGTCTTCGTCACGCGACGGCTGCGCAAGGACAGCAGCCTTTACTTCGGCCCCTACTTTCCGGGGAACCTCGCATATCGTCTTGTCGATCTCATCCACCGCAGCTTTTTGATCCCGAGCTGCAAGGTGGACCTGTCGCGCTATCACCCGCGCGCGTGTCTCCAGTACTACATCAAGCGCTGCCTCGGCCCGTGCGTCGAGGGTTTGACGACGCCGGAGGTCTATAAGCAAACCATCCGCGATGTACAACTCTTCCTCGAAGGCAAGCCGAACGAGCTGGAGCAGGCGCTCACTAAGCGCATGGCAGAAGCAGCCGAGAACGAGCAGTTCGAGCTGGCGGCACGACTGCGCGACCAGATCGTGACCGTTCACCAGATGAACGACAAGCAGCGCATCGCCACGACGGACAACGAGGACGCAGATGTCTTCGGCTTCCACTACGAAAACGACATGCTCGCCGTGAACCTCTTCCACATGCGCGGCGGCAAGATCGTCGATCGCCGCGACTTCTTCTGGGAGGAGTTGCCGGAGTCGCTCTCGGATACGTTGAACGATGAGTCGGCGCTTGAGGCAGCGCCGCGATGGGAGCCCGATCCTTTGCAGAGCGCCCCTGACATCTCTGAAGAGGCACCGGTGACGCAGCACTCCGGCATCACGGAGCTGGGAGGAAGTTTTAGCCCGGCGGCGTTCTTCTCTGCTTTACTGAAACAGCTTTATCTCGATCAGGGTTATGTGCCGCGTTCCATTCTTGTGCCGGTGGACTTCCCTGATCGTGCTCTGCTGGCCGAGTTACTGACCGAGCGTGCGGGGCACAAGATCGAGCTCGCCGCACCGCAGCGCGGCGACAAACGCTCCCTCGTCGATCTCGTTTGCCAGAACGCAAAGCAGTCGTATGACCAACGCTTTCGCGTGCTGCAACCCAGCATCAAGGCGATCCAAGAGGCGTTGCAGGAGGCGCTCACGCTCGAAGAGCTGCCACGCCGCATCGAGTGCTTCGACATCTCGCACATCCAGGGCGCGGAGACGGTCGCGTCGATGGTGGTGTGGGAGGACGGGGCGATGAAGAAGGCAGACTACCGCAAGTTCCAGGTAAAGACGGTCACCGGCGTCGACGACTTTGCGAGCATGCGCGAGGTCGTGCAGCGGCGCTACAAGCGGCTGCTTGAGGATAACAAGCCCTTCCCTTCGCTCATCCTGATCGACGGTGGACTGGGACAGCTACATTCTGCATACGCCGCGCTGGAAGAGATCGGCGTCACGCTGCAACCGCTCGCCTCGATCGCCAAACGCGAGGAGATCATCTATGTCCACGGCCAGGAGGACGATCCGGTGGTGCTCGACCGGCGCTCGCCGGTGCTGCATCTGGTGCAGAAGATCCGCGACGAGAGCCATCGCTTCGCTGTCACCTATCATCGCAAACGCCGCGAGATGCGCGACCGAGATTCGGAGCTCGATGCCATCCCCGGCGTAGGGCCGAGGACGCGGCAGCGGCTACTCGAACACTTCGGCAGCGTGCGTGGCATCAAGCAGGCCGGTCACGATGCACTGACGGCGGTGGTCAACGCGGCCACCGCAGAGAAGATTCGCCGCCACTTCGATGGCGAGCCGATAACGCGCGACATCGGCGTCCCGATTATCAGCTAG
- a CDS encoding FecR family protein: protein MADTTSPGRAARLTFAEGYVHIGRPDSAAGDPAQLNMPLVEGQTVVTGEDGQAEVEFEDGSIARVTPNSALTLAHLTVDGGGSYNTQLALVKGLAYFELRSAQKFAYTVDAGGDLISPAENTTFRVNIDEQPATIAVLDGTAHLERLGSYRTDVHAGETLRSDTSDGSRYFLTQEIAPDTWDAWNETRDQAAADAATAQTSARDGAEGSQGYGWSDLDANGSWYNVPGQGQVWQPSGGDDASFDPYDNGAWVWSPGLGYTWASSYSWGWTPFRCGSWSYWDTFGWGWSPNSYCGGFGFANYGGGYGYGGYVNIVLPPRGYPVHRPPTPGHGGIHPIVPVHGNPIVPRPAIPVSGQRRIAGVVATPIRPIGAEYTARGGSAVGSSLRNDYPVNQTTHAPILGVQPGQGIARPTYVQGFAAGQQPAAAQMTPRPGNSSQGTYVQRAPQASAPRPSAPRSAPPASHSSASAPAASHSSSNSKR from the coding sequence ATGGCGGACACGACCTCTCCGGGCCGCGCCGCCCGATTGACGTTTGCCGAGGGTTATGTCCACATCGGTCGCCCGGATAGCGCCGCTGGTGATCCAGCACAGTTGAATATGCCGCTCGTCGAAGGACAGACAGTAGTCACGGGCGAAGACGGGCAGGCCGAGGTCGAGTTCGAGGACGGCAGTATCGCCCGCGTGACGCCGAACAGCGCCCTGACGCTGGCTCATCTGACCGTCGATGGTGGCGGCAGCTACAACACGCAACTTGCCCTGGTGAAGGGGTTGGCCTATTTCGAGCTGCGGTCCGCGCAGAAGTTTGCATATACCGTGGATGCCGGCGGCGACCTGATCTCTCCGGCGGAGAACACGACGTTTCGGGTGAATATAGATGAGCAGCCCGCCACGATTGCAGTGCTGGACGGTACAGCGCACCTGGAGCGACTCGGCAGTTACAGGACCGATGTTCATGCCGGTGAGACCTTGCGCAGCGACACGAGCGACGGGTCGCGCTACTTTCTGACGCAGGAGATCGCGCCGGACACGTGGGATGCATGGAATGAGACTCGCGATCAGGCCGCGGCGGATGCGGCTACCGCGCAGACCTCTGCCCGCGACGGGGCCGAGGGGAGCCAGGGATACGGCTGGTCCGATCTGGACGCGAACGGAAGCTGGTACAACGTTCCCGGACAGGGACAGGTGTGGCAGCCGTCGGGCGGCGATGACGCCAGCTTCGATCCGTATGACAATGGCGCCTGGGTCTGGTCGCCGGGGCTCGGCTATACCTGGGCCTCGTCGTATAGCTGGGGCTGGACGCCCTTCCGCTGCGGCAGTTGGTCGTACTGGGATACCTTCGGCTGGGGCTGGAGCCCGAACTCTTACTGCGGAGGCTTCGGCTTTGCGAACTATGGCGGCGGATATGGCTATGGCGGCTATGTGAATATCGTTCTGCCGCCGCGGGGCTATCCGGTTCACCGTCCTCCCACGCCGGGCCATGGAGGCATCCATCCAATTGTTCCGGTTCATGGCAATCCTATTGTTCCCCGGCCTGCCATTCCCGTCTCTGGTCAGCGAAGGATCGCCGGCGTCGTTGCTACCCCGATCCGCCCGATCGGCGCGGAGTATACGGCTCGCGGTGGCAGCGCGGTTGGATCGTCCCTGCGAAACGACTATCCCGTCAACCAGACGACGCATGCTCCAATTCTCGGCGTTCAACCGGGACAGGGCATCGCGCGGCCAACATATGTGCAGGGATTTGCCGCTGGACAGCAGCCCGCCGCGGCCCAGATGACTCCACGTCCGGGGAATTCCAGCCAGGGAACGTATGTGCAGCGAGCACCGCAGGCATCAGCCCCAAGGCCGTCTGCACCACGGTCTGCTCCGCCAGCATCGCATTCGAGCGCTTCGGCTCCAGCCGCTTCGCACTCCTCTTCGAACAGCAAGAGGTAG